The Setaria viridis chromosome 6, Setaria_viridis_v4.0, whole genome shotgun sequence genome contains a region encoding:
- the LOC117860248 gene encoding uncharacterized protein codes for MAAAAATSAAAAVSSSRSSALLQPNPTPTSVSFPRRPLPPAATLALSAPSQSQPSARGSALVPAANPKYHNAKADAGDEDVGGEELLRRFTWQVSRAGVMEEIRRRRRHEDARDKRKRKARSAAWRFRRRRFKGPYPFGAEQGTKEQGTDDEENDNWELPGGELPSYR; via the exons atggccgccgccgccgccacctccgcggcCGCAGCCGTCTCCTCGTCGCGCTCGTCTGCCCTCCTCCAACCTAACCCGACACCAACCTCCGTTTCCTTCCCGCGGCGGCCGCttccccccgccgccaccctcgcccTCTCCGCCCCATCCCAGTCCCAGCCGTCCGCGCGGGGCTCGGCGCTGGTGCCGGCGGCCAACCCCAAGTACCACAACGCGAAGGCGGACGCGGGCGACGAGGACGTGGGCGGGGAGGAGCTCCTGCGTCGGTTCACGTGGCAGGTGTCCCGCGCGGGCGTCATGGAGGAgatcaggcggcggcggaggcatgAGGACGCGCGGGACAAGCGCAAGCGCAAGGCACGGTCAGCGGCATGGAGGTTCCGCCGGAG GCGCTTCAAGGGTCCATATCCATTCGGTGCTGAGCAAGGGACGAAGGAGCAGGGCACCGATGATGAGGAGAATGACAACTGGGAGCTCCCTGGAGGAGAGTTGCCATCTTACAGATAG
- the LOC117861383 gene encoding serine/threonine protein phosphatase 2A 57 kDa regulatory subunit B' theta isoform gives MIKQILGRLPKKPAKSGEKELAGAGTSLPSPTADARTTTDLTMSSRLVNPNSYASTVTNPGQNYAARNAGVSNGFTASAGYEALPSFRDVPASEKPTLFLRKLAMCCVQFDFTDPTKDVKEKEIKRQTLLELVDYITSATGKFPEPVVQEVIKMVSANLFRGPTPAPRENKALESFDLEEEEPVMDPAWPHLQIVYELFLRFIQSPETDAKLAKRYIDHGFIIRLLDLFDSEDPREREYLKTILHRIYGKFMVHRPFIRKAINNIFYRFIFETEKHNGIAELLEILGSIINGFALPLKEEHKLFLVRALIPLHKPKCVAMYHQQLSYCVTQFVEKDCKLADTVIRGLLKYWPITNSSKEVMFLGELEEVLEATQPAEFQRCMVPLFRQIARCLCSSHFQVAERALFLWNNDHIEGLIKQNSKVILPIIFPALERNTKGHWNQAVQSLSLNVRKIFMDHDPTLFEECRKKFEEEEAQEASVRSKREAIWKRLEEIALSKSAQ, from the exons ATGATTAAGCAAATCCTCGGCCGGCTTCCCAAGAAGCCGGCCAAGTCCGGCGAGAAGGAGTTGGCCGGAGCGGGCACATCACTGCCCAGCCCGACGGCCGATGCGAGAACCACAACGGATTTGACCATGTCTAGCAGGCTCGTCAATCCCAACAGCTATGCCTCCACGGTCACAAATCCCGGCCAGAATTACGCGGCCAGGAACGCCGGCGTCAGCAACGGATTCACGGCCTCGGCCGGGTACGAGGCGCTCCCGAGCTTCCGGGACGTGCCGGCTTCCGAGAAGCCCACCCTGTTCCTCAGGAAGCTGGCCATGTGCTGCGTGCAGTTTGACTTCACAGACCCGACCAAGGATgtgaaggagaaggagatcaAGAGGCAGACGTTGCTTGAGCTGGTGGATTATATCACCTCAGCCACTGGGAAGTTCCCGGAGCCCGTCGTGCAGGAGGTCATCAAGATGGTGTCTGCAAATTTGTTCAGGGGGCCAACCCCTGCTCCGAGAGAGAACAAGGCACTCGAGTCTTTTGatttggaggaggaagagcctGTCATGGATCCAGCATGGCCTCACTTGCAGATTGTATATGAACTGTTCTTGAGATTTATTCAGTCTCCTGAGACAGATGCGAAGCTGGCCAAGAGATACATAGATCACGGTTTCATTATCAGGCTTCTTGATCTCTTTGACTCAGAGGATCCTAGGGAGAGGGAGTACTTGAAAACAATACTTCACAGGATCTATGGCAAGTTCATGGTGCACCGCCCATTCATCAGGAAGGCAATCAATAATATATTCTACAGGTTCATATTTGAGACAGAGAAGCATAATGGAATAGCGGAGCTGTTAGAGATTTTGGGGAGTATAATCAATGGTTTTGCTTTGCCGCTCAAGGAAGAGCACAAATTGTTTTTAGTCCGAGCATTGATTCCACTCCACAAACCAAAATGTGTTGCCATGTACCATCAGCAACTGTCATACTGTGTCACTCAGTTTGTTGAGAAAGATTGCAAGCTTGCTGATACTGTCATAAGGGGTTTATTGAAGTATTGGCCCATCACGAATAGCTCAAAGGAGGTTATGTTTTTGGGTGAGCTAGAGGAGGTACTGGAAGCTACCCAGCCAGCAGAATTCCAGAGGTGTATGGTGCCACTTTTTCGTCAGATTGCCCGCTGTTTATGCAGTTCTCACTTTCAG GTGGCTGAGAGAGCTCTCTTTCTATGGAACAATGATCATATCGAAGGTTTGATCAAACAGAACAGTAAGGTGATACTGCCCATAATCTTTCCTGCGTTAGAACGAAATACAAAAGGCCATTGGAACCAGGCAGTTCAAAGCTTGAGTCTAAATGTTCGTAAAATATTCATGGACCATGACCCCACACTGTTTGAGGAGTGTCGAAAGAAgttcgaggaagaggaagctcAAGAAGCTAGCGTGAGGTCAAAACGTGAGGCTATATGGAAGCGCCTAGAAGAAATTGCCTTGTCAAAATCTGCTCAATGA
- the LOC117861711 gene encoding UPF0481 protein At3g47200 — MTQTRIQRFPQSLRGIGGGEGNRRYVVPSVVAIGPFHHGRAHLHEMEEVKLMAAHRFCADSGVQVVRDKIFSIAGDARRCYAATGDLQIAALEDAEFAEMMFVDGCFLLQFMFKGNEPPIVGRFLSSGPSILKDIFLLENQIPWLVLEALAKYVPMDDGLVIADLVLNFIVDHMKGYFFLDRSRKEDKARLCFQNLLTKCRCAKDPVGMGRSFSHGDHPNPKHLLGLLRFGMTRGMPSQKRRSELSNRSFPRLSCSAVDLAQIGVKLTASRTPWFADVNCQKKPIFGELSLSPLFLNHVAACCLVNLAALEVTEATSASSSESDGFVVSSYLSVLAMLMDSEEDVHQLRVRGVLCSNFSNNQTLAFFKELVQYLRLGYNYYAAMEEIDEYMRRRPVRIAVHRFIYNNYRTIVAVLSIASVLVGIVKALKKP, encoded by the coding sequence ATGACGCAGACAAGAATCCAAAGGTTCCCCCAGAGCTTGAgagggatcggcggcggcgagggtaaCCGCCGCTACGTGGTGCCGAGCGTGGTGGCCATCGGCCCGTTCCACCATGGCCGTGCTCACCTGCACGAGATGGAGGAGGTCAAGCTCATGGCGGCCCACCGCTTCTGCGCGGACTCGGGCGTCCAGGTAGTGCGCGATAAGATCTTCTCCATAGCCGGTGATGCTCGCAGATGctacgccgccaccggcgactTGCAGATCGCGGCACTCGAAGATGCCGAGTTCGCGGAAATGATGTTCGTGGACGGCTGCTTCCTGCTGCAGTTCATGTTCAAAGGCAACGAGCCGCCGATCGTGGGACGCTTCCTGTCGTCCGGGCCTAGCATCCTCAAGGACATCTTCCTGCTCGAGAACCAGATCCCATGGCTGGTGCTCGAGGCCCTCGCCAAATATGTGCCCATGGACGACGGCCTTGTCATCGCGGACTTGGTGCTCAACTTTATTGTTGATCATATGAAAGGGTACTTTTTTCTTGACAGATCAAGAAAGGAAGACAAGGCTAGGCTGTGTTTCCAGAATCTCCTGACGAAATGCCGATGCGCCAAGGATCCTGTTGGAATGGGAAGGAGCTTCAGCCATGGAGACCACCCCAATCCGAAGCATCTCCTCGGTCTCCTCAGGTTCGGCATGACACGCGGGATGCCCTCACAGAAGAGGAGGAGCGAGCTCAGCAACCGCAGCTTCCCGCGGCTGTCCTGCAGCGCCGTGGATCTCGCGCAGATCGGCGTCAAGCTGACCGCCAGCAGGACCCCATGGTTCGCCGACGTCAACTGCCAGAAGAAACCCATCTTCGGCGAGCTCTCCCTGTCCCCGCTGTTCCTGAACCACGTCGCCGCCTGCTGCCTCGTCAACCTGGCGGCGCTGGAGGTGACCGAGGCGACGAGCGCCTCGAGCTCGGAGTCGGACGGCTTCGTGGTGAGCTCGTACCTGTCGGTGCTAGCGATGCTCATGGACAGCGAGGAGGACGTGCACCAGCTCCGGGTGAGGGGCGTGCTGTGCAGCAACTTCAGCAACAACCAGACGCTGGCCTTCTTCAAGGAGCTCGTCCAGTACCTTCGCCTGGGCTACAACTACTACGCCGCCATGGAAGAGATCGACGAGTACATGCGCCGGAGACCCGTGAGGATCGCCGTCCACAGGTTCATCTACAACAACTACAGGACCATCGTCGCCGTCCTGTCCATCGCCAGTGTGCTCGTCGGCATAGTTAAGGCGCTCAAGAAACCATAG
- the LOC117861406 gene encoding glycosyltransferase family 92 protein Os08g0121900 — protein MAMSAKERKLSRLGSCKGSPAAGGSGGSPAARGHRSPAAGPQRRLYAALFAFLCAGVVVLGGVHVIGASFRPVLRTAWPSGTLSAISSDAGARQAGVGADTVLPSVQIRHAVAFPDRVLLILKNGSSLPAPEQFECLYSPANSSELRHQALLAVSLPDGSSVVHCPAEPSGVDVSLSLSLSPPVAPLQWDRLVYTALVDSRDNSTVVFAKGMNLRPGRLGVASRYQCVFGRDLLKPKHVLTSPVISAAQEIFRCVTPVRIRRYLRMSMDANGNGDSDDKPMLVSIRTKGLRDSTLPSIAEPEPLPRYKRHRRQKAHSMCVCTMLRNQARFLQEWIIYHSHIGVERWFIYDNNSDDDIEQVLNTMDPSRYNVTRHLWPWMKSQEAGFAHCALRARESCEWVGFIDVDEFLHFPGNQTLPDILQNYSNRPRIGELRTACHSFGPSGRTKIPKKGVTTGYTCRLAAPERHKSIVRPDALNPSLINVVHHFHLKEGVMYVNIGQGVMLINHYKYQVWEVFKDKFSGRVATYVADWQDEENVGSRDRAPGLGTKPVEPEDWPHRFCEVYDTGLKDFVHKAFTDPDTGSLPW, from the exons atggcgatgTCGGCGAAGGAGAGGAAGCTGAGCAGGCTCGGGAGTTGCAAGGGTAgtccggcggcgggaggcagtgGAGGTTCCCCCGCCGCGAGGGGTCaccggtcgccggcggcggggccgcagCGGCGTCTGTACGCGGCGCTCTTCGCGTTCCTGTGCGCCGGCGTGGTCGTCCTCGGCGGCGTGCACGTCATTGGAG CATCGTTCCGGCCGGTGCTCAGGACGGCGTGGCCGTCGGGGACGCTGAGCGCCATTTCTTCTGATGCCGGAGCGCGGCAAGCTGGGGTTGGTGCGGACACCGTGTTGCCGTCAGTCCAAATCCGGCACGCGGTTGCCTTTCCGGACCGTGTTCTCCTGATCCTCAAGAACGGGTCGTCGCTGCCAGCTCCGGAGCAGTTTGAGTGTCTGTACTCCCCTGCCAATTCCTCGGAGCTGCGCCACCAAGCCCTCTTGGCTGTGTCCTTGCCAGATGGATCCAGCGTCGTCCATTGCCCTGCTGAGCCATCTGGTGTGGACGTCTCTCTGTCCCTGTCCCTGTCACCTCCAGTGGCGCCGCTACAATGGGACAGGCTTGTGTACACCGCACTTGTTGACAGCAGGGACAACTCCACCGTTGTGTTCGCTAAGGGGATGAACCTCCGTCCAGGCCGTTTGGGTGTGGCGTCACGGTATCAGTGCGTCTTTGGCCGGGACCTATTGAAGCCGAAGCATGTGCTCACCTCCCCTGTGATTTCTGCAGCACAGGAGATTTTCAGGTGTGTGACACCAGTTCGCATTCGCCGGTACCTGAGGATGTCAATGGATGCCAATGGCAATGGAGACAGTGATGACAAACCTATGTTGGTCTCCATCAGGACTAAGGGCCTGAGGGACTCTACACTTCCCTCAATTGCTGAACCAGAGCCACTTCCTCGGTATAAGAGGCATCGACGGCAAAAGGCACACTCAATGTGTGTATGCACCATGCTGCGAAACCAAGCAAGGTTCCTCCAAGAATGGATCATCTACCACTCACATATCGGTGTGGAGCGGTGGTTCATCTATGACAACAACAGTGATGATGACATTGAGCAGGTCCTCAATACCATGGATCCATCAAGGTACAATGTGACGCGCCATCTGTGGCCATGGATGAAGTCTCAGGAGGCTGGTTTTGCACATTGTGCTCTCAGGGCCCGAGAGAGCTGTGAGTGGGTGGGGTTCATCGATGTCGACGAGTTTTTGCACTTCCCTGGCAACCAGACTCTACCAGATATTCTCCAGAACTACTCAAACAGGCCAAGGATCGGTGAGCTCAGGACTGCATGCCACAGCTTTGGTCCATCAGGTCGGACTAAAATTCCCAAGAAAGGCGTCACAACAGGCTACACCTGCCGGCTGGCTGCGCCGGAGCGCCACAAGTCAATTGTCAGGCCAGACGCATTAAACCCATCACTTATCAATGTGGTGCACCATTTCCACCTGAAAGAAGGGGTGATGTATGTGAATATTGGTCAGGGAGTGATGCTGATCAACCACTACAAGTACCAAGTTTGGGAGGTGTTCAAGGACAAGTTTTCTGGGCGTGTCGCAACCTATGTTGCAGATTGGCAGGATGAGGAGAATGTTGGATCCAGGGACAGGGCACCAGGATTAGGGACCAAGCCGGTGGAACCAGAGGATTGGCCGCATCGGTTCTGTGAAGTATATGATACCGGTCTTAAAGATTTTGTTCATAAAGCTTTCACAGATCCAGATACTGGAAGTCTTCCATGGTAG
- the LOC117860193 gene encoding uncharacterized protein — MQKHFKESLMPAMSLLVRIVVALSITISFTVVAGNCPGARRNMTIEAACHEVCGAATAPARGMYQLCVDTLREEDTLAWSVVDEAGEYAQRAAWRAIWAYLDTMGRAWHFITGNTTALAGGEEERAAYASCVGGRYQEAEAAMDKVRSRLPDHCGPDVAGEYKRALRDVEACRDRVAKLKPPPPPLLAMVEADYNRTLLAYLLGKLIGVK, encoded by the coding sequence ATGCAAAAGCATTTTAAAGAAAGCCTAATGCCAGCAATGTCTCTCCTCGTCCGGATTGTCGTGGCGCTCTCTATCACTATCAGCTTCACCGTCGTCGCCGGCAATTGCCCCGGCGCCCGCAGGAACATGACCATAGAGGCAGCCTGCCACGAGGTGTGCGGcgccgcgacggcgccggcaAGGGGAATGTACCAGCTCTGCGTGGACACGCTGCGCGAGGAGGACACCCTGGCCTGGTCGGTCGTCGACGAGGCCGGCGAGTACGCTCAACGCGCCGCGTGGCGGGCTATATGGGCGTACCTTGACACTATGGGCCGGGCGTGGCACTTCATCACCGGGAACACGAcggcgctcgccggcggcgaggaagagaGGGCGGCGTACGCGTCCTGCGTCGGCGGCAGGTACCAGGAGGCCGAGGCGGCCATGGACAAGGTCCGGAGCAGGCTGCCGGATCACTGCGGCCCCGACGTCGCCGGCGAGTACAAGAGGGCGCTGCGTGACGTCGAGGCGTGCAGGGACCGCGTGGCCAAgctgaagccgccgccgccgccgctgctcgccaTGGTTGAGGCCGACTACAACAGGACCCTGCTGGCTTACCTGCTCGGTAAACTGATAGGTGTAAAGTAG